A single Williamwhitmania sp. DNA region contains:
- the sufD gene encoding Fe-S cluster assembly protein SufD: MTGKVSENRITADFVNLYLANLELLREGAADSINAARADAIESFNILGLPNRKSEKYKYTNITTLFEKEFEKYFAPRKVEFSVDDIFKCDVPSLDTDVLLLVNGYYFGENKLEVMPNGIIMGSLAEAALQYPEIVSRHYGRYADVADESLVALNTAFAQDGVFLYIPKSTVLEKPIQIINILLSDEALMTQPRNLFVLEENSEAKVVVCDHTLSPQNFLTNSATEVFAGKSSNFEYVRMQNEHNGSYHISNIYIQQEAASVVNTNTITLHGGIVRNNINVVLGGEGAENHIYGLSLVDKTQHVDNYSFVDHAVPNCVSNELFKNILDDMATAAFNGRILVRKDAQKTQAFQTNNNLLLTDDARIYTKPQLEIYADDVKCSHGATVGQMDEEALFYMRARGIGMREARLLQMFGFAHDVIQKITIEPLRARVDELVDKRLRGELARCNTCAMHCC; this comes from the coding sequence ATGACTGGAAAAGTATCAGAAAATAGAATAACTGCCGATTTCGTAAATCTCTACCTAGCAAATCTTGAATTGCTTAGGGAGGGTGCTGCCGACAGCATTAACGCTGCCCGCGCCGACGCCATTGAGAGTTTCAATATTCTTGGACTACCCAATCGGAAGTCGGAGAAGTATAAGTATACCAACATTACCACCCTTTTTGAAAAGGAGTTTGAAAAGTACTTTGCTCCCCGGAAGGTGGAATTTAGTGTTGATGATATCTTCAAGTGTGATGTGCCATCGCTGGACACCGATGTATTGCTGCTGGTAAATGGCTACTACTTTGGTGAAAATAAGCTGGAGGTGATGCCCAATGGCATTATCATGGGTAGCCTTGCCGAGGCAGCGCTTCAATATCCAGAAATTGTGAGTCGGCACTATGGACGCTATGCCGATGTTGCTGATGAGAGCTTGGTAGCCCTGAACACTGCTTTTGCACAGGACGGAGTATTCCTCTACATTCCAAAGTCTACCGTGCTCGAAAAGCCCATTCAGATTATCAATATTTTACTTTCGGACGAGGCGCTGATGACTCAACCACGAAACCTCTTTGTGCTGGAAGAAAACAGCGAAGCCAAGGTGGTTGTGTGCGACCATACGCTGAGTCCACAGAACTTCCTTACCAATTCGGCAACAGAGGTTTTTGCTGGTAAAAGTTCCAACTTTGAATATGTGCGTATGCAGAATGAGCACAATGGCTCTTACCATATTTCGAACATCTATATTCAACAGGAGGCAGCCAGCGTTGTAAACACCAACACCATAACCCTTCACGGAGGTATTGTGCGCAACAATATCAACGTAGTGCTTGGTGGAGAGGGTGCTGAAAACCACATTTACGGTTTGTCGTTGGTCGACAAAACGCAGCACGTGGACAACTACTCCTTTGTAGACCATGCCGTACCCAACTGTGTAAGCAATGAGCTCTTCAAAAATATACTGGACGACATGGCTACCGCTGCCTTCAATGGCAGAATTTTGGTACGCAAGGATGCCCAAAAAACACAGGCCTTCCAAACCAACAACAACCTGCTCCTTACCGACGATGCCCGGATATACACCAAACCTCAGCTGGAAATCTACGCCGACGACGTGAAGTGTAGCCACGGTGCCACGGTTGGACAAATGGATGAAGAGGCGCTCTTTTACATGCGTGCCCGAGGAATTGGCATGCGCGAAGCTCGCCTGCTACAAATGTTTGGCTTCGCCCACGATGTAATTCAAAAAATAACCATTGAACCGCTTCGCGCAAGGGTTGATGAGCTGGTAGATAAACGCCTACGAGGTGAGCTGGCCCGCTGCAACACCTGCGCCATGCACTGCTGCTAG